The following coding sequences are from one Coffea arabica cultivar ET-39 chromosome 11e, Coffea Arabica ET-39 HiFi, whole genome shotgun sequence window:
- the LOC113718814 gene encoding protein PLANT CADMIUM RESISTANCE 2-like isoform X1 translates to MASGNRNNDWSTGLCDCTQDCRSCCLACWCPCVAFGRIAEIVDRGQSSCCKMGCIFCLLGLLLLNHGSLSWIVSMGYRTKIRQQYGIMGGSCHDCILHFCCERCALCQEYRELQFQGYDVSADQTSSIFGLGYTLFQNTITKTSNLLIKFAR, encoded by the exons ATGGCTTCTGGAAATAGGAACAACGATTGGTCTACCGGCCTCTGTGATTGCACCCAGGATTGCCGTTCCT GTTGCCTTGCCTGCTGGTGCCCTTGTGTTGCCTTTGGGAGGATTGCTGAGATCGTGGATAGAGGCCAATCCT CTTGCTGCAAGATGGGGTGCATTTTCTGTCTGCTAGGTCTACTCCTGTTGAATCATGGGTCCTTGTCATGGATTGTTAGCATGGGCTATCGCACCAAGATAAGGCAACAATACGGTATTATGGGAGGCTCATGCCATGATTGTATCCTTCATTTCTGTTGCGAGCGTTGCGCCTTGTGCCAAGAGTACCGTGAACTTCAGTTCCAAGGATATGATGTTTCTGCTG ATCAAACATCAAGCATTTTCGGCCTTGGATATACCTTGTTCCAAAACACCATCACCAAAACCTCGAATTTATTGATAAAGTTTGCTAGGTAA
- the LOC113718814 gene encoding protein PLANT CADMIUM RESISTANCE 2-like isoform X2 — MASGNRNNDWSTGLCDCTQDCRSCCLACWCPCVAFGRIAEIVDRGQSSCCKMGCIFCLLGLLLLNHGSLSWIVSMGYRTKIRQQYGIMGGSCHDCILHFCCERCALCQEYRELQFQGYDVSAGWEGNAGKKISGVTMAPVGETMTR; from the exons ATGGCTTCTGGAAATAGGAACAACGATTGGTCTACCGGCCTCTGTGATTGCACCCAGGATTGCCGTTCCT GTTGCCTTGCCTGCTGGTGCCCTTGTGTTGCCTTTGGGAGGATTGCTGAGATCGTGGATAGAGGCCAATCCT CTTGCTGCAAGATGGGGTGCATTTTCTGTCTGCTAGGTCTACTCCTGTTGAATCATGGGTCCTTGTCATGGATTGTTAGCATGGGCTATCGCACCAAGATAAGGCAACAATACGGTATTATGGGAGGCTCATGCCATGATTGTATCCTTCATTTCTGTTGCGAGCGTTGCGCCTTGTGCCAAGAGTACCGTGAACTTCAGTTCCAAGGATATGATGTTTCTGCTG GTTGGGAAGGAAATGCTGGCAAAAAGATTTCTGGGGTAACTATGGCTCCAGTTGGAGAAACGATGACACGTTAG